A genomic window from Cutibacterium acnes includes:
- a CDS encoding ribonucleotide-diphosphate reductase subunit beta — MILGSGIQEGLLLKPVTYSWAYDLYNQAVANTWFPNEIQLDEDLADFARMTPDEHHALTNLMSYFNPNELLVNKALAFGVYPYVNAAECHLYLAKQMWEEANHCMAFEYVLETFPIDRDEAYRSHIHVPSMARKEAFEVAFIKRMTEQTLDITTVEGKQDFVRNLIAYNIILEGIWFYSGFMVALSFRQRNLLRNFGSLIDWVVRDESLHLKFGMNLILTVLEENPEIATDEFAAEIHDMIVQGVEMEEQYNRDMLPRGILGMNADYVNDYVKYLADRRLEELGFEPEYRVVNPAKWMATANDTLQVVNFFEATNTSYEVNAHATGSR, encoded by the coding sequence ATGATCCTTGGTTCTGGAATCCAAGAGGGGCTGCTACTCAAGCCCGTCACCTACTCCTGGGCGTACGACCTCTACAACCAGGCTGTGGCAAACACGTGGTTTCCCAACGAGATTCAGCTCGATGAGGACCTTGCCGACTTTGCCCGGATGACCCCAGACGAGCACCATGCCTTGACCAACCTCATGAGCTACTTCAACCCCAATGAGCTGCTCGTCAACAAAGCGCTGGCTTTTGGGGTCTACCCCTATGTCAACGCTGCCGAGTGCCACCTATACCTGGCCAAGCAGATGTGGGAGGAGGCCAACCACTGTATGGCCTTCGAGTATGTCCTCGAAACCTTCCCGATTGACCGCGACGAGGCCTACCGATCCCACATCCACGTCCCCTCAATGGCTCGCAAGGAAGCTTTCGAGGTGGCGTTCATCAAGCGGATGACCGAGCAGACTCTTGATATCACCACCGTCGAGGGTAAGCAGGACTTCGTGCGCAACCTGATTGCCTACAACATTATCCTCGAGGGGATTTGGTTCTACTCCGGCTTTATGGTCGCATTGTCGTTCCGTCAGCGGAACCTCCTTCGCAACTTCGGTTCCCTCATCGACTGGGTGGTCCGTGACGAATCCTTACACCTGAAATTCGGGATGAACCTCATTCTGACGGTGCTGGAGGAAAACCCCGAAATCGCCACCGACGAGTTCGCGGCCGAGATCCACGATATGATCGTTCAGGGAGTCGAGATGGAGGAGCAGTATAACCGTGACATGCTCCCGCGGGGGATCCTCGGAATGAACGCTGATTACGTTAATGACTATGTCAAATACCTGGCAGATCGTCGTCTCGAAGAACTCGGATTCGAGCCAGAATACCGCGTAGTTAACCCTGCCAAGTGGATGGCCACGGCCAATGACACCTTGCAGGTTGTGAACTTCTTCGAGGCCACCAATACCTCTTATGAGGTCAATGCCCACGCCACCGGCAGTCGGTGA
- the ppgK gene encoding polyphosphate--glucose phosphotransferase — MFTWTVSVVPHARSQSVRLSQGPIQRKLGLADIDVHTSSGPVTVSCPHLDAMDAQVFAVGQMDPPVPPVAGNCHPSLPRTNHLPLRLSTMNKVLGIDVGGSGIKGAPVDLEVGDFAEPRLRIPTPEKSSPENIVTVLREIVDNFAPTIGDGPVGISFPAPARHGVIPFIANLDQGWAGLHAEKYISDALGRPVTVLNDADAAGVGEVHYGAARGVPGVVVLTTLGTGIGSAVINNGILLPNTELGHLEIDGHDAEKRAASSVKDRKHMSYKDWATKRLQRYYEVVEMLFSPDLFVVGGGISKDHKKFFKYLKLETPMVPAQLLNRAGIIGAAWQAQWRLEHPDATEEEVVKAAKKAKDAD; from the coding sequence TTGTTTACCTGGACCGTCAGCGTCGTTCCTCATGCTCGGTCGCAGTCGGTAAGACTGTCCCAGGGGCCGATACAACGCAAACTCGGCTTGGCTGATATCGACGTGCATACCTCGTCTGGCCCAGTGACGGTTTCCTGTCCCCACCTCGACGCCATGGACGCCCAGGTCTTCGCCGTCGGTCAGATGGATCCGCCCGTGCCGCCCGTGGCCGGGAACTGTCACCCGAGTCTCCCCCGCACCAACCATCTACCGTTACGCTTGTCCACCATGAACAAGGTGCTGGGAATTGACGTTGGTGGTTCCGGGATCAAGGGAGCCCCGGTTGACCTCGAGGTCGGAGACTTTGCCGAACCGAGGCTTCGCATTCCCACCCCGGAGAAGTCGTCCCCCGAGAACATCGTTACCGTGCTGCGTGAGATCGTCGACAATTTCGCCCCCACCATCGGTGACGGGCCGGTTGGCATCTCTTTCCCCGCCCCGGCACGCCACGGCGTCATTCCCTTCATCGCTAACCTCGATCAGGGTTGGGCCGGCCTGCACGCCGAGAAATATATTAGTGACGCTCTCGGCCGCCCAGTGACCGTTCTTAACGACGCCGACGCCGCAGGTGTGGGCGAGGTCCACTACGGCGCTGCGAGGGGAGTACCTGGCGTTGTCGTTCTCACCACTCTGGGCACCGGCATCGGCTCTGCCGTCATCAATAACGGCATCCTGCTGCCGAACACCGAGCTTGGGCACCTCGAGATTGATGGTCACGACGCCGAGAAGCGCGCTGCCTCCTCGGTTAAGGATCGCAAGCACATGTCTTACAAGGACTGGGCAACCAAGCGTCTGCAGCGTTACTACGAGGTCGTCGAGATGCTCTTTTCCCCCGATCTCTTTGTCGTCGGTGGCGGTATCTCTAAGGACCATAAGAAGTTCTTCAAGTACCTCAAGCTCGAGACGCCGATGGTGCCCGCCCAGTTGTTGAATCGAGCTGGCATCATCGGTGCGGCCTGGCAGGCCCAGTGGCGTCTAGAGCATCCTGACGCCACCGAGGAAGAGGTCGTCAAAGCTGCCAAGAAGGCGAAGGACGCTGACTGA
- a CDS encoding membrane protein, translated as MTKQEFILTFISVAIFLVLLVPTLIYKIRRERKLPTGEPVPVTQGQRFMALLGDAMWVGLLTLAGWGLFSGATLGYEFNHVDQKSAIEQAIHPAGSALLLGINVGYVLISLVGRLGVSPGTNSRQLAWVDSTGRPAGRGHTFVIGLAFILSILGKTSVGVFASIGGTILFIEAVSVLTTKRGIIGKLMHVNLVDARCITPQPC; from the coding sequence ATGACCAAGCAAGAATTCATCCTTACCTTCATTTCGGTTGCGATCTTCTTAGTTCTTCTTGTTCCTACGCTTATCTACAAGATTCGCAGGGAGCGGAAACTCCCCACCGGCGAGCCGGTACCCGTGACTCAGGGGCAACGTTTCATGGCCTTGCTGGGTGATGCCATGTGGGTAGGCCTGCTTACGCTGGCAGGATGGGGCTTGTTCAGCGGCGCCACACTCGGGTATGAGTTCAACCACGTCGACCAAAAATCAGCCATCGAGCAGGCCATTCACCCCGCAGGCAGCGCACTCCTGCTAGGAATTAACGTCGGCTACGTACTGATATCGCTCGTGGGACGCCTTGGCGTCTCCCCTGGAACGAACTCCCGACAGCTTGCCTGGGTAGATTCGACCGGTCGCCCGGCAGGGCGCGGTCACACTTTCGTTATCGGTCTGGCTTTCATCTTGTCCATTCTCGGCAAGACGTCGGTCGGAGTCTTTGCGTCGATCGGTGGCACCATCCTCTTCATCGAGGCAGTCTCCGTACTCACGACTAAACGCGGCATTATCGGCAAACTCATGCATGTGAATCTCGTCGATGCCAGATGCATCACGCCGCAACCATGCTGA
- the ykgO gene encoding type B 50S ribosomal protein L36: MKVRNSLRSLKNQPGSQVVRRHGRVYVINKKNPRLKTRQG; this comes from the coding sequence ATGAAGGTCAGGAACTCGCTACGATCTCTGAAGAACCAGCCCGGCTCCCAGGTGGTGCGCCGTCATGGTCGCGTCTACGTCATCAATAAGAAGAACCCGCGGCTGAAGACCCGTCAGGGCTGA
- the argS gene encoding arginine--tRNA ligase has translation MFQKRHYGACGASDCDELALSWDNAAMSSLPSQLAARIESAIGVDPQLRPATKPQFGHFQSNVALRLAKEEKRPPRDVAADIVAKLDIEDLCETPEIAGPGFINLRLRTDVLARVASDLVTDPNAGIAQAEKPERVVIDYSAPNVAKQMHVGHLRSTIIGDCFNRVLSAQGHTVIPQNHIGDWGTQFGMLIEYIVEKRMDVDDFDLSGVEQLYQDSKKTFDADPQFADRARRRVVKLQGGDAETLRIWRTLIDISLEGFNATYARLSVLLTDEDVAGESSYNDDLPRVVDELAADGLAVEDNGALCVFVEGQDAPMIVRKRDGGFGYDATDLAAIRRRVGKLKADRIIYVTDVRQSHHFEVLFQVARMAGFLPDDVEAEHVGYGMVLGPDGRPFKTREGGTVSLSDLLDEAETHAAPNIALAAIKYDDLSNGLQKDYVFDAERMVQTTGDTGPYLQYAHARVSQILRKAAAEANPNVDPEADLDAMDWGRISVLDEPAEQQLALLLSRFGEIVEVVATDLTPHKLCTYLYELAGAYSVFYEQCPVLRSTGEVRGSRLALCAATRRVLGRGLDLLGIDAPDRM, from the coding sequence TTGTTCCAAAAACGTCACTACGGGGCCTGTGGCGCCTCCGACTGTGACGAGCTGGCCCTCTCGTGGGATAATGCCGCCATGTCGTCTCTTCCCTCTCAGCTTGCTGCCCGCATCGAGTCCGCCATCGGAGTTGACCCGCAGTTGCGCCCGGCCACTAAGCCACAGTTCGGACATTTCCAATCCAACGTCGCCCTGCGCCTGGCCAAGGAGGAGAAACGTCCACCTCGCGACGTGGCCGCCGATATTGTTGCCAAGCTAGATATCGAGGATCTGTGCGAAACCCCCGAGATCGCCGGTCCCGGATTCATCAATCTGCGCCTGCGTACCGACGTTCTGGCTCGGGTGGCCTCTGATCTCGTCACCGATCCCAACGCCGGGATCGCCCAGGCTGAGAAACCCGAGCGAGTTGTCATCGACTATTCGGCCCCCAATGTCGCCAAGCAGATGCACGTCGGTCACCTACGTTCCACCATCATCGGCGACTGCTTCAACCGTGTCCTGAGCGCTCAAGGGCACACCGTTATCCCACAGAATCACATCGGTGACTGGGGCACCCAGTTCGGCATGCTCATTGAGTACATCGTCGAGAAACGGATGGACGTCGACGATTTCGACCTGTCCGGTGTCGAGCAGCTCTACCAGGATTCCAAGAAGACTTTCGATGCTGACCCGCAGTTTGCTGACCGTGCGCGCCGTCGCGTTGTCAAACTGCAGGGTGGGGACGCCGAGACTCTGCGGATCTGGCGTACTCTCATTGACATCTCCCTGGAGGGGTTCAACGCCACCTACGCCCGTCTGTCGGTGCTGCTGACGGACGAGGACGTGGCCGGCGAGTCCAGCTACAACGACGACCTGCCGCGGGTTGTGGACGAGCTCGCGGCTGACGGCCTGGCCGTCGAGGACAACGGCGCACTGTGCGTTTTCGTCGAGGGGCAGGATGCCCCAATGATCGTGCGTAAGAGGGACGGTGGCTTCGGATATGACGCCACCGATCTCGCTGCGATTCGTCGTCGCGTGGGCAAACTCAAGGCCGACCGCATTATTTACGTCACCGACGTGCGCCAGAGCCATCACTTTGAAGTGCTTTTCCAGGTGGCCCGAATGGCCGGGTTCCTGCCTGACGACGTCGAGGCCGAGCACGTCGGCTACGGCATGGTGCTTGGCCCTGATGGCCGTCCTTTCAAGACTCGTGAGGGTGGCACAGTGTCGTTGTCGGATCTGCTCGACGAGGCCGAGACGCACGCGGCTCCGAATATCGCCTTGGCTGCCATTAAATACGACGACCTGTCCAACGGCTTGCAGAAGGACTATGTTTTTGACGCTGAGCGGATGGTGCAGACCACCGGTGACACTGGCCCGTATCTGCAGTACGCTCACGCCCGCGTCTCACAGATCTTGCGCAAAGCGGCCGCTGAGGCCAACCCGAACGTCGATCCCGAGGCCGACCTGGATGCGATGGATTGGGGTCGCATCAGCGTCCTCGACGAGCCAGCCGAGCAACAGTTGGCCCTGTTGTTGTCGAGGTTCGGAGAGATCGTCGAGGTTGTTGCTACCGACCTAACTCCGCACAAGCTGTGCACTTACCTCTACGAATTGGCTGGCGCTTACTCGGTGTTTTATGAGCAGTGCCCGGTGTTGCGTAGTACCGGCGAGGTTCGCGGATCGCGTCTGGCCTTGTGCGCGGCTACTCGTCGGGTGCTTGGCCGAGGCCTTGACCTGCTGGGTATTGATGCCCCAGATCGGATGTGA
- a CDS encoding aldo/keto reductase, with the protein MSVPTITLNDGVPIPQLGFGTWKVPANEAEKAVSAALEAGFRHIDTAAIYGNEEGVGRALADSGLDRKDLFVTTKLWNDSHHADDARKAIETSLAKLGLDHVDLYLIHWPAPVKYGDAYIEAWNALQDFKSEGLTRSIGVSNFKTEHLDAIEGAAPSVDQIEMHPSFNQATFRAELAERGINPEAWSPLGQSKDLDNPVLTDISKATGKTPAQVVIRWHLQIGNIVFPKSVTPSRIVENFDVFDFELSDEQIAAIDGLDHGNRLGGDPSTADF; encoded by the coding sequence ATGAGCGTTCCAACTATCACTCTCAACGACGGAGTTCCCATCCCCCAGCTCGGCTTCGGCACTTGGAAAGTTCCTGCCAACGAGGCCGAGAAGGCCGTCAGCGCCGCCCTGGAGGCAGGTTTCCGCCATATCGACACCGCAGCCATCTACGGCAACGAGGAGGGTGTGGGCCGTGCACTCGCCGACTCCGGTCTGGATCGCAAGGACCTTTTCGTCACCACCAAGCTGTGGAATGACTCCCATCATGCCGACGATGCTCGCAAGGCCATCGAGACCAGTCTGGCCAAGCTGGGCCTCGACCACGTCGACCTCTACCTCATCCATTGGCCAGCCCCGGTCAAGTACGGCGACGCCTACATCGAGGCGTGGAACGCCCTGCAGGACTTCAAGTCAGAGGGCCTGACGCGCTCCATCGGTGTGTCGAATTTCAAGACCGAGCATCTGGACGCCATCGAGGGGGCCGCTCCGAGCGTCGACCAAATCGAGATGCATCCCTCGTTCAACCAGGCGACCTTCCGAGCAGAGCTGGCTGAGCGCGGCATTAACCCGGAGGCCTGGAGCCCGCTGGGCCAGTCGAAGGATCTCGACAATCCCGTCCTCACCGATATTTCCAAGGCGACTGGAAAGACGCCCGCCCAGGTCGTCATTCGCTGGCACCTGCAGATCGGCAACATTGTTTTCCCGAAATCGGTCACCCCGTCGCGCATCGTCGAGAACTTCGATGTGTTCGATTTCGAGCTGTCTGACGAGCAGATCGCCGCAATTGATGGCCT